atttcttatttacatgtggTTAGGTCAAAACAAGTAATCCAATTTTAtcagattatattacctaaaccagattatataaactaaaatgtgtaatgtaatgaattatgttactaattttattttttcatgtaattttgaatcagtaacggattacaatttgtagTCAACCCAGCACTGTtctacacattttaaataaataaataaatgtacaatctATTTTTAGAATCCCTCCGTTAAAGCTGTAATATATACATGACCCATTTATCCAAAGGGATTTGCTTTACACTGAAGGCATACATCAAGCATTCTCAGAGAATCAAACCCAGGATGTTTCCAGTACAtcgctctactgtttgagctaaaaaaagaatataatttcaTAGAATTTATCCAACGGAATGGAAGGTGCTTAATGATACATGTAGAGGCATAAATATTATCACAACATAATTCATCTCTATTTATGTATATTCATCGTTCTTTGTAATTGTGAAGAGGAAGAATGAAAATGTTATgctattacatgtaaaaaaagtaattctACAGATACATTGCTGACCTACAGTGATGAATTAGAAATCAATCAGTCACTTGAGTGTGCATTTTAATTAACCCAGTTCTATGGGTTCTGCATCTCAGACAAACTCTCTTGGAGCAGAACTGGACCTCACAGCGGAGAACTTGGGGTTGTAGATGCGTTCTTGCTTCGGTGGGCAGTTCCAGCAAAGTATTCCTCCTCCCAGTAAAAGCAAGCCAGCAGATCCCCAGCCGATATACAGAGCTGCACCCAACTCCCTCCGCTGGGCCTCCACCATCATTGGGTTGTAGAAGTTCTGTATGGTCGTGTGTGCCGCCCACGACACTGGGATCAGACAGAGAAGTCCAGAGATAATTAGGAGAATGCCTGCAACGATACACGCCTTTGCTTTGGACCCTTGGTCCTCAATGCAGTTGGTGCACTTCCCACCAGCCAGAGAAATCACGATTCCACAGAGTCCAGTTAAAATGGAGATGATGATCATGGCCCGGCCCGCTTGGAGATCAGAACTGAGCGCCAGCATGGAGTCGTAGACTTTACACTGCATTTGTCCAGTGCTCTGCACCACACAGTTCATCCACATGCCCTCCCAGATGATCTGTGCTGTGACGATGTTGGCCCCAACGAACGCAGACACCTTCCACTGGGGCAAAGCACACACGATAATGACCCCCAGCCAACCCAGCATGGCTGTGGATAAGCCCATAATCTGGAGTCCTTGGGAGACCATTTTTAAACCACAGCCTTAACAGTGACAAAATAGACGAAAGTGTGCAAACCTGAGACGTTTGCTTTTACAGTAAAGGTTTGAAAAGGTGGAGTTCAGTTTTTCTGAGCTGATGATTTCTAGCCAGAGCCCCTATGATTGCTCATTTACACTATAAACACAAAACTAATGTTTTTCAGAAGCACAGCAATACTTCAAGGTCCCTCAAAGTCAGTTAAAAAATACCTTTTCAAAATGACCTTGTGCTCACGTAAAAGGCACCATGAAAAGATATTGTCTTTAGAAAGGTAATTTATGATCggaaatatttaatgtatcacATTTTTATGATAGGCAGAGGATAAGTGCTGAAAAGATTTAATGTATCACATTTTTATGATAAAACACATAATAACCACACAAAAGGATCATTTACTGTAAATCTTTTTACTGATCAGTTGTGATCTGGATTAAATGGAGAGAGCTTTATGTTAGTGTTTCCATTCATCTCATTGGCAGTTGCTCACATACTTCACCCAGAAATACGTGACCTGGAGGCAGCCATCTATATTTCATGGGCACACAATTGCAAGAACATTTGTTACAGTAGATATATAAAAAAGGTCAGTTTCATGAGCCCTTAAAAAATAGTCTGTCACTGATAAACTATTgacaataatataatgaaatattataatcatgtatttatttgttattagttAATGCATGTTGCATTGCATGGATTTTTTAACATCACACAGTTTAAACTGTACATCAACAGGGAAACATAATGGTGAATCATAAATATTCATCAACTCATCAAAATAATTatgatcaaattattatttacatttattttgatggggtgatgaaacaatattttacttttttatgttagATACAGTGGACTGGTGCTTTACTGCAGTTATCTCagggtaggttttttttttttacgtcaaaTTTCTGTGTAGATACATAGCTTATCAGCTACAAAATGCTACTGGACATTTCCACTGTTTATTCCCAGgcaaaaacatacttttcttAAAACTCTTGGAACTTCACTATAGTAAAAACCTACAattctaaaatgtgaaatgtaaaaaataggaACATGTTTATTTGGGCCAGATTGCTGCCATctggtgaaataaataaataaaaataaaaaataataacatgacCTGGTGGTCAAGTAAATATCatgtaatggcatttttttttttttttttgtcacgtttTGGTCAacgttttttttagttgtttttttttttttttgcaataatgctTACAGTCAAATACCATTaatttcactctctctctgtccttgTAAGCGTGTGAATATTTTGCACTCTTCCTGTAATTAGCACTTCAGTAGTTGCGACACATCCCAGATACCTTCTTTATTATATAATTGAGAACCCAACCATCTTTCTAAACAAAGAGAGTACAAACTTAACTGTTACTGTGTAATGAAGCACAAGAAACAATAATTGTGTGTTTctaatgaatttatttgtttgtaaagcATGTAGTTGAAACGTTTTGTAGCATAGCACAAATATCTGTCACAAAGCACAACatgataaaatttacattttgtgtaaatCCTTAACACAAAGCATATCTGAAGAGGGAATGCACAGTGTGTGAATCCAGCTGGCAAAATTAAAAAGAGGTATTTACAGTTCCCACACAATTTTTGGCAGTACTGTTCTGTTCAGTGCTGTGACCTGAAACTTTCTTAGTATTCCACCATTACTATAAAATGTTGGCAGGTGACATCTAATTCAACCAGAACATTCACATACATGGTCAGTTGTAACACAAACAGGTCAAAAGCTGACCAAGATACAAATTAAAGTCACTTTTTGCAGTGCTCCTTGGTTCCTCTTCATACATAGCCTTTGTTTCCTCCAGGCCGAGCTGTGTACTTTGCAGTGTACTGATCTTTAGGAGGGCAGTTTGCACAAAGCAACGACCCACCAATAATTAACAGCGCCGAAGCAGCCCATCCAATAAACAATGAAGCTCCCAACTCTTTCTTCTGTGCGCTGACGGTCATAGGGTTGTAGAAGTCCCTTATAACTGTATTGGCCGTCCAGCAGACAGGAATCAAACACAGAACTCCAGCCACGATGAAGATGGCTCCTGAAATTATGCCCACTTTGGCCTTGGTGCGCTCGTCCTCTATGCAGTTGGTGCATTTCCCTCCAGCCGCCGCTAGCAGGATTCCAAAGACACCCACTAGGATGGAGATGACAATCAGGGCTCGAGCCGCCTGTAGATCTGAGCTGAGGGCCAGCATGGAGTCATACACCTTACACTGCATCTGTCCGGTGCTCTGCACCACACAGTTCATCCAGATTCCTTCCCAGGTTGTTTGCGCAGTGACTATATTCTGTCCAATGAAAGCCGTGACAAGCCACATAGGGAGAGCACAAACCACGATCACCCCGATCCAGCCGATGATGGCCAGGGCTATGCCCAGCATCTGCAACCCTGCTGATACCATGCTACCACGCTGCTTAGGTAAAAGAATAGTCTTTGGTCTCTAGAGCTGCTTTAGTGAACATGGGAGTAAAGCGGGCCTTTTTATGCAAAGTGAAACAAGGAAGGGCCACATGAATCACTCTCAGGTGCACCGTCACTATTATTTGCTCCCAGGCTGTGGTGTCATTAATCAAGCAAATCCCAGTGACAAGCCTTGACTCTAACTGCATTAGGGTGGATTTGTTTTTCGCTGAACAGGACATTTTATGAATCACAATTTCATAGTTATTCATAGTTTTACATTAGTGTGACTCATGGTTCAACGATGAAAGTACACTTTTAAGAAAAGCATAAGAGTAATCCATGAATAAAGGCAGACACAAATATATTATACCGACAATGGGTGTCCCAAGGCACGTGAAGGGTTTTGAAAGATGGAGTAACATAATTAACTAAGgtcaatacattaaattaaataaatgaaataaaaaagggaTAAATAGGGATTAACCCTCTAGTACACACACCCAAAACACACTGAACATTGATTCACTGTCTTTTCTCCTTTTGCTAATTGCAGATAAAGCTTTAGCTTAGGAGGAGGATCCTGCTTAGAGATAATTATGTGACAACAATTCCATTGTAATAATAGGTTTTTCTAAATTAGTCATTTCAAGCAAAGCATATCACATGCCAGCCTCTCGCTAATACTTGTGTTACACATACATTTCTTTACTCTCACGAAAAGACAGTGAAAGCAGTTGcttgaataaaactgaaaactcTTTTCATACTTCACATTTTTCTAAACAGAAGCACTTCTAAATAgacaaatgagagaaaaacaacATGTAGTTGCTGACCTGGTTTCCAGTGTCCAGAAAGAGAGATGCAATCTTTCCTAAAGTCACTGCAGCACTATATAGTTAAAAGAACTAAAAAGTGTTCACTGTCCAAGAGTTTGCAGACATTTAGAGGCACATGGTAAAGGGATGAAAGTCAATCCCAGGTGTTTGCTGtgtagaaaatagaaaaaagaggGACAAAGTAAGGGATATTCATTGTTTCATCAATGAAAGAAGGCTCTGTTTGGTGGCCAGGAGGACAACAATGGCTCTATTTTACATGGCAGCTCATTAAAATCCCCTTGGATTTTGGCCAGGAGAAAGAGGATacagttccacacacacacacacacacacacacacacacacacacacacacacacacacacacacacacacacacaggtaaggAATGTGTGCAATTAAGGATTTGAGGAAAGATGGTCTGCCACAGATTACCTTCATGGGTTCGGACGGAATTCTTTAAAAAAGGCTCTAGAAATATCAAACATTTCAATACAATCgttgattcatttaatttaaatacaaagacAATCACAAATCATTTGGTTAAACTGATTATGTAACTGCAGCCATAATCACATGACCATAATGGAGGGAATACAATGAATCACATTTTGCAGTCTGTTCGAACATTCAAGTGGATCGTAGTTAATTTAATTGGGTTTGTCCTATCATGTGTATCTGAACACATGAGTTAGAAGCTTCTACATGCTTAAGGCTTTCAAACTCAGTAAGGCTCTTGTTAAAACCATCTAAACCTTTGATTATGGGAAATGTTACACATATGGAAAGATATGAATGTGAAAAGACAGCTCAGTTTTGTAATATTGTCAG
This portion of the Cyprinus carpio isolate SPL01 chromosome A15, ASM1834038v1, whole genome shotgun sequence genome encodes:
- the LOC109045032 gene encoding claudin-4-like; its protein translation is MVSAGLQMLGIALAIIGWIGVIVVCALPMWLVTAFIGQNIVTAQTTWEGIWMNCVVQSTGQMQCKVYDSMLALSSDLQAARALIVISILVGVFGILLAAAGGKCTNCIEDERTKAKVGIISGAIFIVAGVLCLIPVCWTANTVIRDFYNPMTVSAQKKELGASLFIGWAASALLIIGGSLLCANCPPKDQYTAKYTARPGGNKGYV